TTCAACACTCAAGCGCTCAAGGAATGGGGCAAGCTGGGCAATACGATCCAGCTGCAGTTCGCCAAGAAGCTGAAAGAACGCCTTACGAATCCCCGAGTGGAAGCCGACAAGCTTCGGGATATGCCCAACTGCTACAAGATCAAGCTCCGCTCCATCGGCTATCGTTTGGTTTATGAAGTAATCGACAGCCGACTCGTCGTCACGGTGATCGCTGTAGGTAAGCGAGAGCGAAGCAAGGTTTATGGCAGTGCTTCCAAGCGCATGTAATGAACTTCTTCCCAAGTACACCCCATCAACCCTAGCGGGTTCATCGCTGACACCTACCCCTGAGGCTTCCCATGCTAGAACTTCTCAAATTCCTATTTGAAAAGCTCGATTTTATAGCCATAGCGGAGTATGTCCGTAAGCGTGGAAATCGACGCAACGCCGCGCGACTGCATCTTATATTGATTCAATCTTACGAAATATTAGAGCTATACGAGGCTTTGCTAGATGAGCTAGAAGCCGCTCTCGAATCACATAAAAAGATCAGCAACCGTCATTGCTTCTATCTTAGCCCCTATTACTTATCTTCTTTGATCGCTCGACAATCATCAAACATCACAGTAATGGAAACCCTAACATACGATTTGTTAGACGAGCTTCGCTTAGTCGACAACAACTTTGCTGAAACTTATAGGAGCCTTATTCCAGGCAAGACAGGAATTCTATTTGAAGCTCAAAACCTACTGGCTACGGGGCGCCTTCCGCTAGCAGAGACAGATCCAGGCACATTTCCAGCCTCGCCTGATGGTACGTATCGAACTCTTTGGTTCTCCCCAGAACCAACCACCGAGGACCGGCGCGAGATTGAAAAATTTCTATATGGCTGTAACGGTAGGGAAAAAACGATATTGGATGTCAGCATCCATGATGGCGATGCTTTCTTCGATGCTTTAGAAGAATATTTGCTCAAAGAAAAACCAGCTGATCGCCTGCAAGAACTAAAGAAGATTACAGAAAGCTACCGCGAGGCACTTCTCAAAAGCTTTACAACGGAAGATTTATTGTCTGATATCTCCACCGTGCGCAAGCATTATGGTCGTCCGCGGTAGTACCTCCTTAGAAGAAATAGTACGACTGTCGTAGCCGAACAAATCTATGTTCTGACAAACCATCGCCGGGCCGCTTCCGCTGTTATTTGCTGCCCGCGTTTTGTACTGCCAACTTTAGGTCCGCTTCGGCGTAGGTCGGGCTGATCTGACCCTTCGCGGGATCTACGCCCCCTTCCAGATCCACAGCTCGTATTCAGGAAACGCATCAAGCAATGCGTCCATGTCCTCGATGCGTACCCTCACCTTCAGGTTGTGCGCAACAGCCCCCCCCAGCGCCGCCGGTCAAGGCCTGTCTTTTTAGCAACGACTGCTGGACTGAGATATTTCACCCTGGACGAATGCCGGTTGGTGTTGAATAAATGCGCCGCGTCGACCAACAGCCACACCCTGCCCGTCGCCAAGCTCTGTCTGGCTACCGGTGCTCGATGGGATGAAGCGGAGTCGATCACCCGTAACCAGTTGCTGAACGAGCAAGTTCGCTTCGCCAGGACGAAGAATGGCCGCGTACGGACCATCCCCGTGCCGGACGATGCGGTACTCACATCTGGCGCCGGATCACTTCGCGACTGTGCTGACGCTTTCGCCGCTTTCACTCTTGGCCCAGAATCACCGCTAAAGCGAGGCGAACAGCGTGTCCGACATTTTTTTGGAAGCAAAGCGCGCGTATTACGCACGGGTCCGTCGATCCAGCTACATAGCGAGCCTACGCCTCGTGGGATTCGACGTGACGCCCGCTGATGCAGACCGCGAGCTCCCGACCCGGCAAGCCGCGCTGGAAGCATTACAGAACGCAGGACAAGAAAGGGACACTTGTGGGACACCAGCCCAAAAACAAAAGGGCTAGCCGAAGCTAACCCTTTGATTTCATTGGTGCCGGAGACAGGAGTCGAACCTGCGACCTTCGCATTACGAATCGGCGCGCGTCACTTTTGTGAAGATTTGGTTCGAAG
This DNA window, taken from Pseudomonas sp. FeN3W, encodes the following:
- a CDS encoding type II toxin-antitoxin system RelE/ParE family toxin — encoded protein: MPSSRKPAEPTKYALEFNTQALKEWGKLGNTIQLQFAKKLKERLTNPRVEADKLRDMPNCYKIKLRSIGYRLVYEVIDSRLVVTVIAVGKRERSKVYGSASKRM
- a CDS encoding YhfG family protein; this translates as MSDIFLEAKRAYYARVRRSSYIASLRLVGFDVTPADADRELPTRQAALEALQNAGQERDTCGTPAQKQKG